A part of Limihaloglobus sulfuriphilus genomic DNA contains:
- a CDS encoding DUF2284 domain-containing protein, producing MCDECTYPAGKPCRFPQKAVASIEAYGIDVNAMLRLCDIPYNNGPATVSYVGLFLFK from the coding sequence ATCTGTGATGAATGCACCTATCCTGCGGGCAAGCCGTGCCGTTTTCCGCAAAAGGCAGTTGCTTCCATAGAGGCCTACGGGATTGACGTAAACGCGATGCTCAGATTATGCGATATACCATACAACAACGGGCCTGCAACGGTGTCTTATGTAGGGCTGTTCCTGTTTAAATAA
- a CDS encoding DUF2284 domain-containing protein produces the protein MEDKLKYLISKALESGAASAGIISPGDIRFDKGFRLACEQNSCGQYGTNWMCPPAVGPLEDLIPRVKEYSKGVVFQTVYQLEDSFDFEGMMKAADVHRDVLNVFMIIYLNMMNTDRCFRSTRGHVKSVMNAPILRASRAVFRKRQLLP, from the coding sequence ATGGAAGATAAACTTAAATATCTTATATCAAAGGCATTAGAATCCGGTGCCGCGTCAGCCGGAATAATATCCCCCGGCGATATACGCTTTGACAAGGGCTTTCGCCTTGCATGTGAGCAGAACAGCTGCGGGCAATACGGCACAAACTGGATGTGCCCGCCGGCAGTGGGGCCGCTGGAAGATTTGATACCACGTGTTAAAGAATATTCTAAGGGTGTGGTTTTCCAGACCGTTTATCAGCTGGAGGATTCTTTTGATTTTGAGGGAATGATGAAGGCCGCTGACGTCCATCGGGATGTTTTGAACGTATTTATGATCATATACTTGAACATGATGAATACGGACAGGTGTTTCCGCTCAACGCGGGGGCATGTAAAATCTGTGATGAATGCACCTATCCTGCGGGCAAGCCGTGCCGTTTTCCGCAAAAGGCAGTTGCTTCCATAG